Proteins encoded together in one Streptomyces roseifaciens window:
- a CDS encoding ferredoxin: MRIEIDKDLCCGAGTCVLLAPDVFDQNDEDGTVILLDATPGAEQRAAVEEAVVRCPTAVISIM, translated from the coding sequence ATGAGGATCGAGATCGACAAGGACCTCTGCTGCGGTGCGGGAACCTGTGTGCTCCTCGCCCCCGACGTGTTCGACCAGAACGACGAGGACGGCACGGTGATCCTCCTCGACGCCACCCCCGGCGCCGAACAGCGGGCAGCGGTGGAGGAGGCCGTCGTACGGTGCCCGACGGCGGTCATCAGCATCATGTGA
- a CDS encoding cytochrome P450 — MGRLVTGLQTARTVLGDTRFSSLPAGKRSPVKVPGSELSTDALPPGMFVNMDPPEHTRYRRLLSKHFTIRRVRELRPRIQEMTDRLLDEMESADGPVDLVQAFAKPLPTLVTSELLGLPETDRAQFGQHVDVLFSLSSSGEEMQQSMMGLGGMLHALIAAARKDPGPDILGRLTVETDLTDEELLGITIVLLIAGLETTTNMLALGTYALLRHPEQLAALRADWSLMDDAVEELLRYLSVVQIGPIRVAAEDFEFEGQSIRKGEVVTVSLPAANRDPLGFDDPDSLDIRRGATRHVAFGSGPHQCMGHHLARLELSIGYESLLRRFPRLELAVPAEEVGTREMMVTYGVLGLPVRW; from the coding sequence ATGGGCCGCCTGGTCACCGGCCTGCAGACGGCGCGGACCGTACTCGGCGACACCCGGTTCAGCTCCCTGCCGGCCGGGAAGCGCTCCCCGGTGAAGGTGCCCGGCTCCGAGCTGAGCACCGACGCCCTTCCTCCGGGCATGTTCGTCAACATGGACCCGCCGGAGCACACCCGCTACCGCCGTCTGCTGAGCAAGCACTTCACCATCCGGCGGGTGCGGGAACTCCGGCCGCGGATCCAGGAGATGACGGACCGCCTGCTGGACGAGATGGAGAGCGCGGACGGGCCCGTCGACCTGGTGCAGGCCTTCGCCAAGCCGCTGCCCACCCTGGTGACCTCGGAGCTGCTCGGGCTGCCGGAGACGGACCGGGCGCAGTTCGGGCAGCACGTCGACGTGCTCTTCAGCCTCTCCAGCAGCGGGGAGGAGATGCAGCAGTCGATGATGGGGCTCGGCGGCATGCTGCACGCCCTGATCGCCGCCGCACGCAAGGACCCGGGCCCGGACATCCTCGGCCGGCTCACCGTCGAGACCGACCTGACCGACGAGGAGCTGCTCGGCATCACGATCGTCCTGCTCATCGCAGGGCTGGAGACCACCACCAACATGCTGGCGCTGGGCACCTACGCCCTGCTGCGCCACCCCGAGCAGCTGGCCGCCCTGCGCGCCGACTGGTCCCTGATGGACGACGCCGTCGAAGAGCTGCTGCGCTACCTCAGCGTGGTGCAGATCGGCCCGATCCGTGTCGCCGCCGAGGACTTCGAGTTCGAGGGGCAGTCCATCCGCAAGGGCGAGGTCGTCACGGTGTCGCTCCCCGCGGCCAACCGTGACCCGCTCGGCTTCGACGACCCCGACAGCCTCGACATCCGTCGCGGCGCGACCCGTCATGTGGCCTTCGGCAGCGGCCCCCACCAGTGCATGGGCCACCACCTGGCCCGCCTCGAACTCTCCATCGGGTACGAGTCACTGCTGCGCCGCTTCCCCCGGCTGGAGCTCGCCGTTCCGGCAGAAGAGGTCGGCACCCGGGAGATGATGGTGACGTACGGCGTCCTCGGACTGCCGGTGCGCTGGTGA